ATAAGAGGTCGCCGACCACGGTGAATATCCCTGTCGAGCCAATTCCTCCAAGAACCCAGAAACGAACGGTTCTAATGGACCGGAGACGTGGATCCCGAACGGTTTACACATCGACCATGCCCCCCTCGGCAATCCGAACCTCGGCCAGGATGTGTTCCTGCGAGGGCCGGCAAATTATGCCGAGTACTTCGACGCTCCTGTACATGCGCTCCTAGAGACAACTCCCTGCCGCGCTGACCTGTTCGGCATAATCGTGGGCTCGGCATAAGGTGAGGAAGCGGATTTCCTCCAGCATCGCCGGCGAGAGCAGGTGGCCCTCGTCGATGACGATCACCGGCTGCTTGCCCTGGTTCCGGTAGCTATCCCACAGCGCCTGCACGAGCAACCTGCGGGAGTCGGCGGCGGTGAACGCCGGTCGCAGCCCCATGCCGACGCAGAGTTCCCGGTACAGGTGCCTGGGGGTGAGCCCGGACTGCGAGATGTACAGGACGTGGTAGCCCGATGGGTCGAGCTGGTGGGCGAGTGCCCTCAGCGCGGTGGACTTTCCCGATCCCACTTCGCCGGTGACCAGGCCGAAACCCCTTGTCCTCACGCAGTAGGTGAGCCGGGCGAGGAGTTCGCGGAACTGCTGGGGCAGGTAGAGGTCCTGGGGCCTGATGCCGCGGGAAAACGGGGTGGAGGTCAGGCCGTAGAACTGCTCGAACACCTTACATCCCCTCCTCGGAGCGGGTGAAGCTGATCCTGCCGATCCTGGCCTTCAGTTCCTCGCGGTGCTTTTCCTCGAGCACTTTCAAGAAGCTGACCGGAGCAAGCGTGGGTCCGGGGTCTTCGGGGGCGGGCGGCAGGGTCACTGCCCTGTCGTGCTGCCTCTGGAGGAGGTGGGGGATGGCGTAGCCGAAGCACTGTCCCTGCCACCATACCGAGATCTCGGAGAGGTCGAACGGGTCGTAGCGGATCTCGATCACCCTGCGGGCCAGCCTGGGATCCACCTCGTAGCGGTTGCCCTGGAAGGTGAAGGTGCAGGTGGAGTCCACCCGGCGCTTTGCCCGCCAGAGGAAGATCTCGCGCACCCTGGTGGGGTCGAGCATGCGGATCTGGCCGGGGCCCTTGCTGAAGCGGGCAGCCGGAGTCTGGCCGGTTTCGCGGTTGACGTGGTGGTGGTAGCTCTGCTCCAGCCAGGCCCAGAAGAGCTGGTTGAGCTCGTCCAGGGTGTTCACCTCGACCAGGTGCAACTCGGGGAAGAACGACTCCTCCACGGTGCGGAAGAACCTTTCCAGCTTCCCCCGTGCCTGGGGCGCGTAGGGCTGGCCGGAGATGTGCCTTGAGCCCAGTTCGGCACAGATGACCTCGAACTGGTTCGAGGTGAAGATGGCGCCGTTGTCGCAGTACACCCGGGCGGGGATGCCGCGCTTCAAGACGGCCTTCTTGAAGCAATCCAGAAGGGCGGGCAGGTCCTGGGTGAAGTAGAACTCACCGTGGCAGATGAGGCGGGAGTAGTCGTCCATGAAGCAGATCAGGTACGTCCTGAGCTTCTTGGTGCCGTCGCGGGGGTCCGGGAGCCAGGGCCCGTACTTGAGGTCGGCCTGCCACTGCAGGTTGCGCTCGGCCTTCTCGTACCGCCGGTACACTCCAGAGGGGGCCTTGAGCAGTTCCCTGGTCTTTCCCAGGCGCCTGAGGTGCCGGGCCAAGGTGGAGGGCTTGACGTCCCCCTCCCTCACCGGGACCGAGGGGTCATGCACCATGAGCTCGATGATCTGCCTGACCGAGCGCTCGGGCACCTGCTCCTTGAGGCGCACGGCCAGGTCGATGATCTGCGGCGGTATGGCCCTGGGGTTTTGGGCGTCGCTGCGAGGCCTGGGCTTTAAGGCCTCAAAACCGCCTTTGCGGTATGCTGCCAGCCAGCGGCGCAGGGTGCGGCCGGAGACGCGGCGGGTCCCCCCGGGCCCGGGGCAGGGGTGCTCCCGGGCCAGGATCTCCTGCCTGATCCGCCGGCGCTCAGCCTCCTCCAACGAGGGGTCAAGGAGCGGGGCTATGACCCGGTAGCGGAACAGGGCGATGCTCGTG
The sequence above is drawn from the Bacillota bacterium genome and encodes:
- a CDS encoding ATP-binding protein, which encodes MFEQFYGLTSTPFSRGIRPQDLYLPQQFRELLARLTYCVRTRGFGLVTGEVGSGKSTALRALAHQLDPSGYHVLYISQSGLTPRHLYRELCVGMGLRPAFTAADSRRLLVQALWDSYRNQGKQPVIVIDEGHLLSPAMLEEIRFLTLCRAHDYAEQVSAAGSCL
- a CDS encoding DDE-type integrase/transposase/recombinase, translating into MADDARTSIALFRYRVIAPLLDPSLEEAERRRIRQEILAREHPCPGPGGTRRVSGRTLRRWLAAYRKGGFEALKPRPRSDAQNPRAIPPQIIDLAVRLKEQVPERSVRQIIELMVHDPSVPVREGDVKPSTLARHLRRLGKTRELLKAPSGVYRRYEKAERNLQWQADLKYGPWLPDPRDGTKKLRTYLICFMDDYSRLICHGEFYFTQDLPALLDCFKKAVLKRGIPARVYCDNGAIFTSNQFEVICAELGSRHISGQPYAPQARGKLERFFRTVEESFFPELHLVEVNTLDELNQLFWAWLEQSYHHHVNRETGQTPAARFSKGPGQIRMLDPTRVREIFLWRAKRRVDSTCTFTFQGNRYEVDPRLARRVIEIRYDPFDLSEISVWWQGQCFGYAIPHLLQRQHDRAVTLPPAPEDPGPTLAPVSFLKVLEEKHREELKARIGRISFTRSEEGM